The Neurospora crassa OR74A linkage group V, whole genome shotgun sequence sequence TGCGTTCGGGGCTTGCTTGCTTCTCCCTGACTGCTGCTTGTTCGATGGAATCCTACCTGTCGTTTATGAAGGTGCAGTTGTCCATGTTTTTGGCTCCTCTCATGACTTCCCGAACCTCCATGGTGTTGGAAAGCGACACAATCAAGAGCCTAGACGCTTTCATAGTGTCTTCTCCCGAGTCGTTAACTCCGGCGCGGTGCACGGAGAGAACTCGATGGCAGGGAGCCGCAGAGGGTCCTCTTTATCGGTGCGCTCACCCACGTTACCACTTCGTTTATAACACAAGAACCGTGTGGCTCTTTGGCTTGCATCAACAACGACACGTCGCGTGGCCTTTGTCTCACCATCTTGCTACGATTGGAATAGCTCCGTGACTTCCAAACACCGCATGGTATTGCGTGAAAAACAAGATACGTTCACGGCAAAATCACCTCTTGTCGCGCACTTTTTCCATCTCCAAGGTCCCCATCAACTCATTGTGCGAGATATGTCTTCCTTCGCCTCGTCACTTCGGCCTGACAGACCGTAACGACTAAATAGTTCGCCACAGCAAAACAAGCGTAGCCGTTTTCTTAGACTTGCCCAATACTAGCCAACCCGCACATAGCGGAACCAGGGCAGCGGCGTGCAACTCTTACTTTTCTTCCGACTCCTTGAAATACGGTGTGCATTGAGAGAGTTTGGATAGTATCACAGTCTGGCACTTATCATACTGACCCCGATGGCTTTTGCATCGATGAAGTGAAAAGACACAAATTGAcgcctttaatttaaacgCATTGCAATCAATGACTATTCCTACGACATATCGACGACCGCACGAACACAGTCGCCCTGATGCATGACCTCAAAGGCGTTGTTGATCTCGGCCAGCTTCTTGCGGTGCGTGATCAACTCGTCAACCTTGATCTTGCCGTTGAGATAGTCTTCGACAAGACCGGGCAGCTGAGAGCGGCCCTTGACGCCACCGAAGGCGGAACCCCTCCAGACGCGGCCGGTGACCAGCATGAACGCTATAGGATGAACGTACGTTAGCATTGTTGAGCATATAATGGCTAGCAGGGGAACGAGTTGACGGATAGAAGAACTTACGCCTGGTGGAAATCTCCTggccggcagcagcaacaccgatgatgatgctCTGACCCCAACCCTTGTGGCAAGCCTCGAGAGCAGCACGCATGACCTTAACGTTGCCTGTGCAGTCAAAGGTGTAGTCGCAACCACCGTCGGTCAGCTCGATCAACTTGTCGACAACAGACTGGCCCTCGGGGAGGGTGCTCGGGTTGACGAAGTCAGTGGCGCCGAACTTGCGAGACCACTCCTCCTTGCTGGGGTTGACATCGACAGCGATGATCTTGGAGGCGCCGTTGGCAACAGCACCCTGGATGACGCTGAGGCCGACGCAGCCGGCGCCGAAGATGGCAACAGTACTGCCCTTCTCGACGTTGGCCGTGATGGTGGCGGCGCCGTAGCCGGTGGTGATACCGCAGCCGAGCAGGCAGGTGCGGTCCATGGGGGCCTCCGGGTTCACAGCGACGACCGAAATGTCGGCGACAACGGTGTACTGGCTGAAGGTGGAGGTGCCCATGAAGTGGAGGATGTCCTGACCACGGGCGCGGAAGCGGGAGGTGCCGTCGGGCATCACACCCCTGCCCTGGGTGGCGCGAATCTTGCCGCAAAGGTTGGTCTTGCCGGACTTGCAGAACTTGCACTCCTTGCACTCGGGGGTGTAGAGAGCGATGACGTGGTCGCCGGGCTTCACGTTGGTGACGCCCTCGCCGACGGACTCGACGATACCGGCACCCTCGTGTCCGAGGATGACGGGGAAGGCGCCCTCGGGATCCTTGCCCGAGAGGGTGTAGGCGTCTGCATATCACACCATGTCTTTGGTTAATGCGACTGCGAACTGCACGGAAGCCCAACCGAGCgagccatcaaggttcttgGAGTGCGAGCGAACTCACCCGTGTGGCAGACACCGGTGTGCTTGATCTGAATTCTGACCTCGTGGGCCTTGGGCGGAGCCACCTCAACGTCCTCATAACTGAGCTCCTGGCCGGCGCCCCAGGCGATGGCAGCCTTGCAAGTGATGGTCTGCGGAAGATGGCAGTCGGATCAGCACATGGTCCCTAATGACGCAAACTCATCGACGATGTGAAGCAAAGTTCTTGTGTCCTCCTAATCGCGACGCTGCTCTCCCAAGAATTGGAGCAAGCGTATATCGTGCAGGCAGCAGAGCTTGAGCTTCagcttgagcttcttggACGTTCTCTCTTACCTTTCCTACTGTGGATGCCATTGTGTATGAATGTGATGAAATGTAGAATCCAAAATCAACACAAAGTTAAAGCCAAGTTTGAAAAAAGGTCGAGCCAATTTACCTGGCGAGAAGTCGGCGTCTTTTGGAACTGAATGATGACAAAACGGGGTCTGTTTAGTTCCATCAACCGCAGCGCCGACCCCGCCTTCTGAAAGGTGGGGCACTGCCAGGTGGGCAGTTCCCTTCTGTACGGTAAAGGTACCGGTTAAAGGAGATCATGGATCGGATCTCGAGTGAGAGGAAGTGTTCTCTTGGCTTCCAGgcctctttcctcctcgtACACTACCTACGAATACACCGCGTACAGTCAAGTCGGTGACGGGGTAGCGCTAAAGGTCTCGGGAAGTGTTTTTCTTGCCTGTTTATCCGACATGGTTTTCGGTGATTTCACGGCATCTCGGGGATTACTCCGGCTTTCTAAGCAACGTGTTTGGGACTTTGGGTGCTTATCTAACTGGAGCCTATCAATGACGCTCTTGCTCAGCTATATCGGATACGCAGTATACCTATACCTTAACAACACCCCAAGTGCCTTGTCGACTGGCAAAGCCTTATCAGCTCACCAACTCTCCATTGACGGTCACTTAACAACCTCAGGGCATGATGTTGGATTCTCACACACTTTGATATGTACATTCCTTCCAATCTATTTCCCTCTACTGTTTGCAGCGAACTATGTATAGCGGGGTCTCATCCCGCCTCCCGTGAACTGCTCTGTGCACGCTAGCGCCTCACGTAGAGGCTTTGACAGATCGTCAGATATGTCTTCAGAATTACGTGATTGAAGACTTCGTTTCGCATGTACATTTCGCCTCAGGAAAACCCCCGTACCGCTCAACAGGTGCCCATAGGCCGGCCGCCCGAGAGTCGAGCTTTCGGGCTACATCTCTAGCGGCTGGAAATAAGTATTGAATCGTAGGAGAGCTGCTATGTCCGCCCATGTCACATTATCGTCTGCAAAGTAATACAATCACCGCAATCATCTCTGACCACGACTGGACGTTAAAATTGTCTTCAAGGTACATTTCATCTTTCCCGGCTGTCGACCATGTGTGATGATTTATTCCCAGTCCGGAGGTTACGGTCCACTAACTACCTAACCTTTATCAGAAGTGaggtcgacgacgacagtACGAAGTGATGGACAGGAATTGGTAGCGGCGATAATCCAGGTCCATACTGTGAGAAACCAATTCTTGAGTCGGTGAATTGTTTAAGGCAGAGAAATAGCTGCGACTGGTAAAGGCAACATAATTTGAAATATAGGTCAACCCCTCACCTCTCCTCGTTTTTTTCCTCGTCGTTCAAAAACTTCGTTCTGTCAAGCCAAGGATTGTGCAGCCGCCTTGTGAAGTTCGTTGCCTCCAGGCTCGATCATATGTGACGATACCGAAGCCTTGTCTCTCGCTATCCCGAGCGATTTCGCATGATAATAATGTCTCTCGGCGTCATAAGTGTCGAACCACACAGTTCTCGACAGAACAGGCCTATTGAGCTTGTGAGAGTTGAAGACAGACGGTGACAAGCAACGTGGAGCATGTTGCTATGAAGACCACTTTTACCCCTAACCCTAGGCAGGTACTTATGAGGCACAGTAGTAGACCAGCAACACTGCAGTGTCACACAACACATCAGTAAGTATCTCACATGGACTTCGCTAGTTCTAAATAAATCATCCTCCACAAATTAAAGAAGGCAGAAACAACCACGAACTCATACCCTTCTAACCATATCATCGTGTTCCACTACCAACCTCTCAAAATGGTcatcccccctcctccttccccgcTCCCCGAGTTTGTGTACAAGATCACGCTCGAAGCCCCGCCCAGTCCAATTCCCGAGTCCTACCCACTGTCGGAGCTGGACCAGAAGGATGGATTTGTGCATCTGAGCACCTCGTGGCAGGTACGTTCTATCCTCTCCGCTTCATTACTTGAATGCGCTAATCCCAGCTTTCCAAAACCACAAAGATCCCAACAACAGccggcctcttcttccaaaaTGAGCTCTCTTTCTACCTTATCAAGCTTCGCCTGGCCAACTTTGACCAAGCCAGCGTCAAGTGGGACGAGGTCGAGGATACCAACGGGTGCCCGCACTTGTACGGCAACTT is a genomic window containing:
- a CDS encoding S-(hydroxymethyl)glutathione dehydrogenase, with translation MASTVGKTITCKAAIAWGAGQELSYEDVEVAPPKAHEVRIQIKHTGVCHTDAYTLSGKDPEGAFPVILGHEGAGIVESVGEGVTNVKPGDHVIALYTPECKECKFCKSGKTNLCGKIRATQGRGVMPDGTSRFRARGQDILHFMGTSTFSQYTVVADISVVAVNPEAPMDRTCLLGCGITTGYGAATITANVEKGSTVAIFGAGCVGLSVIQGAVANGASKIIAVDVNPSKEEWSRKFGATDFVNPSTLPEGQSVVDKLIELTDGGCDYTFDCTGNVKVMRAALEACHKGWGQSIIIGVAAAGQEISTRPFMLVTGRVWRGSAFGGVKGRSQLPGLVEDYLNGKIKVDELITHRKKLAEINNAFEVMHQGDCVRAVVDMS